The Calditerricola satsumensis genomic sequence TTTCGAACTCGGAACGTTTTTCTTCCAGATCCTCGCGTTCCTCATCCTGCTGTATCTGATGCGCCGCTACGTGTTCGGTCCGGCGATGCGGGTCATGGAGCGCCGCCAGCAATACATCGAGGACCAGGTGGCGACGGCCGAGCGGACGCGCCAGGAAGCGGAGGCGCTCTTGCAGGAACAGAAGAACCTCCTGGCCCAGGCGCGCAGCGAAGCCCAGGAGATCATCGAGCGCGCCAAGCAGCACAGCGAGCGTGAGGCCGAGGCGATCCTCAAG encodes the following:
- the atpF gene encoding F0F1 ATP synthase subunit B, whose translation is MHFELGTFFFQILAFLILLYLMRRYVFGPAMRVMERRQQYIEDQVATAERTRQEAEALLQEQKNLLAQARSEAQEIIERAKQHSEREAEAILKEARERAERMVEEARAEIVREKEKALAELKQQVGALSVLLAAKIIEKELDEREQLALIEKTLQQVGDSA